In a genomic window of Bacteroidales bacterium:
- a CDS encoding DUF4143 domain-containing protein — protein DARGSSAEVDYVIQIADKVIPIEVKSGNNAKLRSLHQFMEKASHNIAIRTWTNPFSIDEVTTPTGKTFKLYNLPYYYTGQIDKLVNI, from the coding sequence GATGCCAGAGGCTCTTCAGCAGAAGTCGATTACGTAATACAGATAGCAGATAAAGTGATACCCATAGAAGTAAAATCTGGGAACAATGCAAAACTGCGTTCTCTCCATCAATTTATGGAAAAAGCTTCCCATAATATTGCTATACGGACTTGGACAAATCCTTTTTCTATTGATGAAGTAACAACTCCAACCGGAAAAACGTTCAAGTTATATAATTTACCATATTATTATACAGGTCAGATAGATAAATTAGTGAATATATGA